One genomic region from Athalia rosae chromosome 3, iyAthRosa1.1, whole genome shotgun sequence encodes:
- the LOC105691962 gene encoding zinc finger protein-like 1 homolog: MGLCKCPKRKVTNQFCFEHRVNVCEHCMVTNHPKCVVQSYLRWLRDSDYSPACTLCAGALTDADCVRLTCYHVFHWACVDAYARNLPPTTAPAGYTCPTCGIEIFPQPNLVSSVADVLKAKLAGVNWARAGLGLPLLSDDRERKPAQERKVSVSEVSLSYQSHTTTPSPSIATPRTSSNVNSINSNSNSIHSSAQKSGPPYSVVNVEPSMPFSNQATKKVFEAYDDPKDLPYDHDENKYQRKSAIEWFLRWWKLISRTPARRRNSSGSLYKRYVMVTVLLFFAFVGIIIIFSWLGRIATDGDPSFDVNKNTLIRLEDKQE; this comes from the exons ATGGGGCTCTGCAAATGTCCAAAGAGAAAAGTAACGAACCAATTTTGTTTCGAGCATCGCGTCAACGTTTGTGAGCATTGCATGGTCACAAATCACCCAAAG TGCGTAGTGCAGTCGTATCTCCGATGGCTGAGAGACAGTGATTATAGTCCTGCCTGCACTTTGTGTGCAGGAGCATTGACCGATGCGGACTGTGTGAGGCTTACGTGCTACCACGTATTTCATTGGGCTTGTGTCGACGCATATGCCAGGAACTTACCACCAACTACAGCTCCTGCTGGATACACCTGCCCTACATGTGGAATTGAGATTTTCCCACAACCCAATCTTGTCTCATCTGTCGCAGATGTGCTCAAGGCAAAATTGGCCGGTGTCAATTGGGCCCGAGCAGGACTGGGATTGCCATTG TTGAGCGATGACAGAGAGCGGAAGCCTGCGCAGGAACGGAAGGTCTCTGTGTCAGAGGTTTCTTTGTCTTATCAAAGTCACACTACAACCCCCTCACCCAGCATAGCAACACCCAGGACGAGTAGCAATGTTAATTCGATAAACTCCAACAGCAACAGCATTCATTCCTCTGCCCAAAAGTCAGGGCCACCTTATTCTGTCGTCAACGTAGAACCTTCCATGCCATTCTCCAATCAAGCTACAAAGAAAGTATTCGAAGCATACGACGATCCCAAAGATCTCCCATATGACCACGACGAGAATAAGTATCAACGGAAGTCAGCTATCGAATGGTTTCTTAGGTGGTGGAAGCTTATTTCCAGGACACCCGCACGCAGGCGGAATTCTTCGGGGTCCCTGTACAAGAGATATGTCATGGTCACTGTTCTTTTGTTCTTCGCATTTGTAggaattatcataatattttCGTGGTTGGGCAGGATAGCCACAGACGGCGACCCCAG
- the LOC105691831 gene encoding transmembrane protein 192 isoform X1 yields MDDEEYLQPVLSSQEEDYFQKLDTIPCATSALVLGIALEITGITFVCLWPQEQNKCDTYFILLYLHCAYWLVIMLVDQLLKLKHHHLRISGYLDFYQSTYQHIRAPFFVASLWNTAYLMLAVILHQTHQTDYEKYCRASEWITPVNYILLLTTLELAVIVPTYVNYIRRVVKFNRLRPLPDVTREEWLSSFTQDSYAGGGEVGCQQKGSKLVELLEKQADLIRYLRDHNVKLSHRMMMLAAQRRATEP; encoded by the exons ATGGATGACGAAGAGTATTTACAGCCTGTATTGTCGTCACAGGAagaagattattttcaaaaacttgataCGATACCATGCGCAACCTCGGCGCTTGTGTTAGGA ATAGCTCTAGAAATAACTGGAATTACTTTTGTCTGTCTTTGGCCCCAGGAGCAAAACAAATGCGACACTTACTTTATACTGTTATACCTTCACTGTGCCTATTGGTTGGTCATTATGCTCGTCGATCAGTTGCTTAAATTGAAACACCATCACCTAAGAATCAGTGGTTATCTCGATTTCTATCAGTCGACGTATCAGCATATTAGGGCACCTTTCTTTGTCGCTTCTCTTTGGAACACCGCTTATCTTATGCTCGCAGTCATATTGCATCAAACGCACCAGActgattatgaaaaatactGCAGAGCCTCTGAGTGGATCACTCCAGTTAACTATATCCTACTCCTCACCACTCTGGAACTTGCAGTTATCGTACCTACTTACGTGAACTATATAA GAAGAGTTGTGAAATTCAATCGTCTTCGACCATTGCCCGATGTCACCAGAGAAGAATGGCTGTCTTCTTTCACGCAAGATTCTTACGCAGGAGGGGGAGAGGTGGGCTGTCAACAGAAAGGATCAAAGCTAGTCGAATTACTCGAGAAACAAGCCGACCTCATTCGATATTTGAGAGATCATAACGTGAAACTTAGCCACAGGATGATGATGCTGGCTGCGCAACGTAGGGCGACTGAACCATAG
- the LOC105691832 gene encoding uncharacterized protein LOC105691832 isoform X2: MVKGMLPDIAVTMVCGREIHGAFSLIVDDVDSSGESISMSAGGQNFEGSSCTGSGGSSQETSRSYSHPSSSTPLECLVGPRERIKRIQVEAETRRGEFARLLEEHAQVVRKLKMMEAEEQLNVGAASATTSTIATPASGANVIGPTHA; this comes from the exons ATGGTCAAAG GTATGCTGCCGGACATAGCCGTCACCATGGTATGCGGGCGGGAGATCCACGGCGCATTCAG TTTGATCGTGGACGATGTCGACTCATCCGGCGAGTCAATTTCGATGAGCGCTGGGGgtcaaaatttcgaagggTCATCCTGCACGGGTAGCGGCGGCAGTTCGCAGGAGACGTCCCGGTCCTACTCCCACCCCTCGTCGTCCACCCCCCTGGAGTGTCTGGTGGGACCGAGAGAGAGGATAAAGCGGATCCAGGTCGAGGCGGAGACGCGACGGGGTGAATTCGCGAGGCTCTTGGAAGAGCACGCCCAGGTGGTACGAAAGCTGAAAATGATGGAGGCGGAGGAGCAGCTCAACGTGGGTGCCGCATCCGCGACGACCTCAACGATTGCCACCCCCGCGAGCGGGGCCAACGTAATCGGGCCAACGCACGCGTGA
- the LOC105691963 gene encoding translin-associated protein X, with protein sequence MSQRKGLSSGGRKHRGHNYIHKNEILVGDKGREVVESINENSLVIKHFREYSAELDRKRDRYEAIIKLSRDVTIESKRIIFLLHTFDKESKRETVLGEAKTRLDTLAKSLFKSIAQELDGQDPYQYLRAYTAGIQEYIEAITFYQYLKGDELDDWTNLERSLTYMIPAKAGDNTDNKETPGELAEIKTMLTPHEYILGIADLTGELMRKCINNLGTGDIASCFQTCSFVRSIYIGFLGCMGCSGKEINRKLYTLKQSLAKMENVCYTIKMRGSEIPKHMLADMAIGAASEYGAEDDEGYHPF encoded by the exons ATGTCACAAAGAAAAG GGTTGTCGAGTGGCGGGCGAAAGCATCGAGGACATAATTACATccacaaaaatgaaattctggTCGGTGATAAGGGCCGCGAAGTTGTGGAgagtataaatgaaaattcattggtAATAAAGCATTTTCGTGAATATAGTGCTGAGTTAGATCGCAAACGTGACCGATATGAAGCAATTATAAAACTGAGTCGTGATGTGACCATAGAAAGTAAAAGGATAATCTTTCTCTTGCATACTTTCGATAAAGAAAGCAAGAGAGAAACCGTCCTGGGCGAAGCAAAGACACGGCTTGATACTCTTGCCAAGTCATTATTCAAGAGCATTGCCCAAGAATTGGATGGACAAGATCCATATCAGTACCTCCGTGCTTATACTGCTGGAATACAAGAGTACATAGAGGCTATAACCTTTTACCAATATCTTAAGGGTGACGAGTTGGACGATTGGACAAACTTGGAGAGATCCTTAACTTACATGATTCCTGCAAAAGCCGGAGATAATACAGATAATAAAGAGACTCCTGGAGAACTTGCAGAAATTAAGACAATGCTAACTCCACATGAGTATATTTTGGGCATTGCCGACTTAACCGGAGAGCTAATGCGAAAATGTATCAATAACTTGGGCACAGGAGATATAGCGAGCTGCTTCCAGACTTGCAGTTTTGTCAGAAGCATATACATAGGATTTCTGGGATGCATGGGCTGTTCAGGAAAAGAGATCAATCGAAAACTCTATACTCTAAAGCAGAGTTTAGCAAAAATGGAGAATGTTTGTTACACCATTAAAATGCGAGGTTCGGAGATACCTAAACACATGCTAGCTGATATGGCAATCGGAGCTGCTAGCGAATATGGAGCTGAAGATGACGAAGGCTACCATCCATTTTGA
- the LOC105691826 gene encoding uncharacterized protein LOC105691826, whose protein sequence is MGKSSEESGNAPPQENASGQAQKDANLYENRAETKKIIRVVTVVAYVFSVSFAAILLSVYYVFLWEPPNPRMIQRSRLIGEPQAEYLTDRLHQRTPGSSSHPEKSATLQDIEINPDYSKTDQARQLVYLSMIPAPTPVLSSPETSKQYPNSARPLKLAPGSFDLNSTPPSTAASTTLTKVPDYLLKFVVGSTSASAGESRNLEAASSAAPAILSTEKDRIGAVEKIKSLQLLRRSRQNGQRVTTTTSLWNNPEVSTEGNNDDDKHQLGKNSNNFHLKSWTRYNEGGVREPTSASKFHRLSSPGVDEDSLAETTATVLGVSPTSDNQVAIGAGVTTEESRTQTATPAADLHLYDNLNSSSITSLRNNPYDSGSQPEKENSEAEEGRGEVEKGAVEKKEQADQRYRGSPTPSFEERIHYADENARDILKNRK, encoded by the exons ATGGGTAAATCTTCGGAAGAATCTGGTAACGCGCCACCCCAAGAAAACGCAAGCGGCCAGGCGCAGAAGGATGCAAATTTATACGAAAACCGTgcggaaacgaagaaaataattcgcgTGGTCACGGTAGTAGCCTACGTATTCTCGGTGAGTTTCGCCGCGATTCTTTTAAGTGTCTACTACGTGTTTCTCTGGGAACCACCGAACCCAAGAATGATACAGAGGAGCCGTTTAATCGGCGAACCGCAAGCGGAATATCTGACGGATAGACTGCATCAACGGACACCCGGATCATCGAGTCATCCCGAGAAATCGGCGACCCTGCAGGATATCGAGATTAACCCCGACTATTCGAAAACGGATCAAGCGCGGCAGCTCGTCTACTTGTCTATGATTCCTGCACCTACTCCGGTTCTCTCGTCACCGGAAACGTCGAAACAATATCCCAACTCCGCAAGGCCCCTAAAATTGGCACCCGGCTCTTTCGACTTGAATTCAACACCCCCGAGCACTGCAGCAAGTACGACATTGACGAAGGTGCCGGATTACCTGCTCAAGTTCGTTGTCGGGTCAACTTCGGCTAGTGCGGGTGAATCGAGGAATCTCGAGGCAGCTTCGTCGGCAGCCCCAGCAATTTTATCGACGGAAAAGGATCGCATCGGTGCTGTCGAGAAGATCAAATCACTCCAGCTTTTGCGAAGGAGCCGACAAAATGGCCAACGAGTCACAACGACTACGTCGTTGTGGAACAACCCCGAAGTTTCGACCGAGggtaataacgacgatgataaacATCAGCTCGGTAAAaactcgaacaattttcatctGAAATCATGGACGAGGTATAACGAGGGTGGTGTAAGGGAACCAACGTCAGCGTCCAAGTTTCATCGACTTTCAAGTCCCGGAGTTGACGAGGATTCTCTTGCAGAAACGACCGCGACTGTCCTCGGCGTGTCTCCGACCTCCGATAATCAAG TTGCGATTGGTGCCGGCGTTACGACAGAGGAATCGAGGACGCAGACCGCAACACCTGCAGCGGACCTTCATCTCTACGATAATCTGAACTCGTCGAGTATCACAAGTTTACGGAATAATCCATACGATTCGGGCTCTCAAcccgagaaagaaaattccgaggcagaagaaggaagaggagaagtaGAGAAAGGGGCtgtcgaaaagaaagaacaagcTGATCAACGTTATCGGGGGTCACCGACCCCCAGTTTTGAAGAGCGTATCCATTACGCCGATGAAAACGCTAGGGATATTTTGAAGAATCGCAAATGA
- the LOC105691831 gene encoding transmembrane protein 192 isoform X2 gives MRNLGACVRTLEITGITFVCLWPQEQNKCDTYFILLYLHCAYWLVIMLVDQLLKLKHHHLRISGYLDFYQSTYQHIRAPFFVASLWNTAYLMLAVILHQTHQTDYEKYCRASEWITPVNYILLLTTLELAVIVPTYVNYIRRVVKFNRLRPLPDVTREEWLSSFTQDSYAGGGEVGCQQKGSKLVELLEKQADLIRYLRDHNVKLSHRMMMLAAQRRATEP, from the exons ATGCGCAACCTCGGCGCTTGTGTTAGGA CTCTAGAAATAACTGGAATTACTTTTGTCTGTCTTTGGCCCCAGGAGCAAAACAAATGCGACACTTACTTTATACTGTTATACCTTCACTGTGCCTATTGGTTGGTCATTATGCTCGTCGATCAGTTGCTTAAATTGAAACACCATCACCTAAGAATCAGTGGTTATCTCGATTTCTATCAGTCGACGTATCAGCATATTAGGGCACCTTTCTTTGTCGCTTCTCTTTGGAACACCGCTTATCTTATGCTCGCAGTCATATTGCATCAAACGCACCAGActgattatgaaaaatactGCAGAGCCTCTGAGTGGATCACTCCAGTTAACTATATCCTACTCCTCACCACTCTGGAACTTGCAGTTATCGTACCTACTTACGTGAACTATATAA GAAGAGTTGTGAAATTCAATCGTCTTCGACCATTGCCCGATGTCACCAGAGAAGAATGGCTGTCTTCTTTCACGCAAGATTCTTACGCAGGAGGGGGAGAGGTGGGCTGTCAACAGAAAGGATCAAAGCTAGTCGAATTACTCGAGAAACAAGCCGACCTCATTCGATATTTGAGAGATCATAACGTGAAACTTAGCCACAGGATGATGATGCTGGCTGCGCAACGTAGGGCGACTGAACCATAG
- the LOC105691825 gene encoding WD repeat-containing protein 20: MAVQLDGGGKDDLKTQFVTREGTYKLMTLSEYSRPNRVGYTNSQGSASVRVSFVTLPDPADPTGTQGLGDRMCFNFGKELYIYVYRGVKKAVDLNKPVDKKLYKGTNPTCHNFNQTTATADSAPLLVGFSTGQIQLIDPIKKELSKLYNEERLIDKSKVTCIKWVPGSSNLFLVSHSSGQLYLYNEELLCGTTPPHYQPFKSGDGYAIHTCKTKSTRNPLYRWVIGVEGCCINEFAFSPCGSNLAVVSQDGFLRVFHYDTMELIGSARSYFGGFLCVCWSPDGRYVVVGGEDDLVTIWSFNEKRVVARGQGHHSWVSVVAFDPFTTSYGDHDPDFSGSDDESMPHNNHNNHFHEKPSRLSTVSQGVHSNRNSCGSELRVSGGTCYRLGSVSQDTQLCLWDITEDVLRQPVSAKQRTSTTGSGTFSFSGTFTSGNGAASNHHYSNNTKHTNSNNMSSKESASGNNESSNNSITTNAAVSTVNSLTQRLAGLGFGERKGDNHKRNFSLTMRGSGATSNNALQNNSGEKSGSNSNSSNSNSVGVSLSTNKKSGCAMDDPMRLIGTAWCPRFDECPVLEPLVCKKLAHERLTELVFREDCFVTACQDGYVYTWARPGHMAGIGQMTTALHVTSLLEGGGTIV, encoded by the exons ATGGCGGTGCAGCTCGATGGGGGGGGAAAGGACGACTTGAAAACACAATTTGTAACGCGAGAAGGAACCTACAAACTTATGACTCTCTCGGAGTATTCCAGACCCAACAGAGTGGGCTACACAAACAGCCAAGGCAGTGCCTCAGTTCGTGTATCTTTCGTTACATTGCCAGATCCAGCCGATCCCACAGGAACCCAGGGGCTCGGCGACCGCATGTGCTTCAATTTCGGAAAAGAACTGTACATCTACGTTTACCGAGGTGTCAAAAAG GCAGTGGATTTGAACAAGCCGGTAGATAAGAAGTTGTACAAAGGAACAAATCCAACCTGTCATAACTTCAATCAAACAACTGCGACTGCTGACAGCGCACCATTGCTCGTGGGATTTTCTACAGGACAAATTCAACTTATAGATCCAATAAAGAAAGAACTTAGCAAACTCTACAATGAAGAG AGACTGATAGACAAGAGTAAGGTGACTTGCATAAAATGGGTACCAGGTTCAAGTAATCTATTCTTGGTATCGCACAGTTCTGGTCAACTCTATCTTTATAACGAGGAGTTGCTTTGCGGAACTACGCCTCCTCATTACCAACCATTCAAATCTGGAGATGGCTACGCCATTCACACATGCAAGACAAAGTCTACGAGAAATCCCTTATACCGTTGGGTGATCGGGGTGGAGGGCTGCTGCATCAATGAATTTGCATTCAGTCCATGTGGGTCGAATTTGGCTGTGGTATCGCAAGATGGATTTCTACGAGTATTCCATTACGACACTATGGAGCTCATTGGATCTGCCCGTAGTTACTTTGGAGGATTCTTGTGTGTGTGTTGGTCACCAGATGGAAGATATGTAGTCGTGGGTGGAGAAGATGATCTTGTGACAATATGGAGCTTCAACGAAAAGCGGGTAGTCGCGAGAGGCCAAGGGCACCACAGCTGGGTTAGCGTGGTTGCTTTTGATCCATTCACTACATCTTATGGCGATCATGATCCCGATTTCAGCGGATCTGACGACGAGTCTATGCCCCATAACAATCACAATAACCattttcacgaaaaaccaAGCAGATTATCCACAGTATCTCAAGGTGTTCATTCTAACAGAAATTCGTGTGGTTCCGAACTTCGGGTATCAGGAGGCACGTGCTACAGGCTTGGCAGCGTATCACAGGACACGCAATTGTGCCTGTGGGATATAACTGAAGATGTATTACGCCAGCCGGTGAGTGCAAAGCAAAGAACCTCGACAACTGGTTCTGGGACATTTTCTTTCTCGGGAACGTTCACGAGTGGTAATGGTGCGGCGTCAAATCATCACTATTCCAACAACACGAAGCATACTAATTCAAACAACATGAGTTCTAAAGAAAGCGCGAGTGGAAACAATGAAAGTAGTAACAACAGTATTACCACGAATGCTGCAGTGTCTACTGTAAACTCACTGACCCAGAGGCTAGCAGGTCTCGGTTTTGGGGAAAGAAAAGGTGACAATCATAAAAGAAACTTTAGCCTAACAATGCGCGGAAGTGGGGCAACAAGCAACAATGCGTTACAAAACAATAGTGGGGAAAAATCTGGTAGCAATTCAAATTCTAGTAATTCAAACAGTGTCGGGGTCAGTCTAAGTACAAATAAAAAGTCAGGCTGCGCTATGGACGATCCAATGAGATTGATAGGCACAGCTTGGTGTCCGCGTTTCGATGAGTGCCCCGTTTTAGAACCACTGGTGTGCAAGAAACTAGCCCACGAAAGGCTAACTGAATTAGTATTTAGAGAAGACTGCTTTGTAACGGCATGTCAGGATGGATACGTCTACACGTGGGCGAGGCCCGGTCACATG GCAGGGATAGGACAAATGACAACCGCACTACATGTTACGAGCCTTTTGGAAGGTGGTGGCACTATAGTATAG
- the LOC105691824 gene encoding U3 small nucleolar RNA-associated protein 25 homolog, translating to MVRGGKPIRGGGKTRRKFDRRIERKSKPVKKGKFNIRDAPYVKEREAKNEEIENRRQRLEAEREKQMQIEADSSEDEQEDPMKMLLSAFGNRNISKQSTIASESDSESESENKQEPDFDRNSIEEGDLSPKSLKNNEEDCNIEIALNDEEEDPETTQEDAGNLRDPFSIHLLNDLDKDLYKSVSTMPQRVVTLKRNWPILGTIEFQLPTVQEESEEPSPIKKSKVLVLEEKRYARHGNIPEIIDKINWETLHIKTQIQGNISKANYDNIKESIESDPSPLTPLQMELFSIINNYQDLYYGEQNHLNREAIRFLYCLHAVNHILKTRTKILHHNAKLAKAKKSDSEIPEEYRDQGLVRPKVLIIVPFRDSCLRIVKLLISILIGEDKGGSVINKNRFMEDFSGNEIVMPKKNPKPEDYEETFKGNVDDTFKIGLSVTKKTLKLYSDFYSSDIIISSVLGLRMLVGAEGETDRDHDFLASIELLIMDQTEIFTMQNWDHLLHVLDHLHLQPKESHGSDFSRVRSWAVNGWSKYYRQTLIFSGVPLPEILAIFNKRCLNYAGKARVVSKVLSGSVCQVVMQVPQVFHRFESRDHAHAIEARFNFFISKILPQYKDSIMNHTLVYIPCYFDFVKIRNYLKKEELSFCQICEYSKDAKIARARDMFYHSDSHFLIYSERFHFFRRIRVKGIRHVIFFGPPTIPHFYSEICNLMQEANQNPNSGSDSNMTVTLIYSKYDALKLSGIVGTERAAKMINSTQDVHMLMTAD from the coding sequence ATGGTGCGTGGCGGAAAACCGATTAGAGGTGGCGGTAAGACACGGCGAAAATTTGACAGGCgtatcgaaagaaaatccAAGCCagttaaaaaaggaaaattcaatatcagAGATGCTCCTTACGTCAAAGAACGTGAAGCCAAAAATGAGGAGATTGAGAATAGGCGGCAAAGGCTTGAGGCggaaagggaaaaacaaaTGCAAATTGAAGCAGATAGTTCCGAGGATGAACAAGAGGATCCGATGAAAATGTTGCTCTCAGCTTTTGGTAACAGAAACATCTCGAAGCAATCTACCATAGCATCAGAATCGGATTCTGAGTCTGAATCTGAGAATAAACAGGAACCTGATTTTGACAGGAATTCTATTGAAGAAGGAGATCTTTCACCCAAAtccttgaaaaataacgaagaagattGTAACATAGAGATAGCTCTGAATGATGAGGAAGAGGATCCTGAAACAACTCAAGAAGATGCTGGAAACCTTCGAGATCCATTTTCCATACATCTGCTGAATGATCTGGATAAAGATCTATATAAATCTGTGTCTACCATGCCCCAACGAGTGGTAACATTGAAACGGAATTGGCCAATTCTGGGAACCATTGAGTTCCAGTTACCCACTGTCCAAGAAGAATCTGAAGAGCCCAGTcctatcaaaaaatcaaaggtcTTGGTGCTGGAAGAAAAACGTTACGCAAGACACGGGAATATACCCGAAATTATTGACAAAATCAATTGGGAAACGTTGCACATCAAGACGCAAATCCAAGGAAATATTAGCAAGGCAAACTACGACAATATTAAAGAATCTATCGAGTCTGATCCAAGCCCACTAACTCCTCTGCAAATGGAACTATTCTCGATAATAAACAATTACCAAGATCTTTATTATGGGGAACAGAATCATTTGAATAGAGAAGCAATCAGATTCCTCTATTGTCTGCATGCTGTTAACCACATCCTCAAAACCAGGACCAAAATTCTGCACCACAATGCAAAACTCGCCAAAGCAAAGAAGTCAGATTCAGAAATTCCCGAGGAATATCGTGACCAGGGATTGGTTAGGCCAAAAGTTCTCATAATTGTACCATTTAGAGACTCCTGCCTTAGAATTGTGAAACTCCTCATCTCTATTCTGATAGGAGAGGACAAAGGAGGCTCTGTCATAAACAAAAACAGATTCATGGAGGATTTTAGCGGGAATGAAATAGTCATGCCTAAGAAAAATCCAAAGCCGGAAGACTATGAGGAAACTTTCAAAGGTAACGTAGATGATACCTTTAAGATCGGTCTTTCggttacaaaaaaaactctgaaacTCTACTCAGACTTTTACTCATCGGATATAATTATCTCCTCTGTACTTGGGCTGAGAATGCTAGTTGGGGCAGAGGGGGAAACAGATAGAGATCACGATTTTCTTGCATCCATTGAGCTTCTCATCATGGACCAGACAGAGATCTTTACCATGCAAAACTGGGACCACCTTCTACACGTTCTTGACCACCTGCACCTGCAGCCCAAGGAATCACATGGGTCAGACTTCTCACGTGTTCGTAGCTGGGCTGTTAATGGTTGGTCGAAATATTACAGACAGACATTGATCTTCTCTGGAGTTCCCCTGCCTGAGATACTAGCGATATTTAATAAACGTTGCTTAAACTACGCCGGGAAGGCCAGGGTTGTGAGCAAGGTTCTTTCTGGCTCTGTTTGCCAAGTCGTCATGCAGGTGCCTCAGGTTTTCCACAGATTCGAGTCAAGGGACCATGCCCACGCGATTGAAGCTAGgttcaactttttcatttccaaaatCCTTCCTCAGTACAAAGACTCAATTATGAATCATACGCTGGTATACATTCCCTGCTACTTTGATTTTGTCAAGAttagaaattatttgaaaaaggaGGAGCTCAGCTTTTGCCAGATATGCGAATACTCCAAAGATGCAAAAATTGCCAGGGCTAGAGACATGTTTTATCACAGCGATTCACATTTCCTTATTTACTCGGagagatttcattttttccgaagGATTCGCGTCAAGGGCATAAgacacgtgattttttttggacCCCCAACGATACCTCATTTTTACTCAGAAATTTGCAACCTTATGCAGGAGGCTAATCAGAATCCCAATTCAGGATCAGATAGCAACATGACCGTTACTTTGATTTACTCTAAATACGACGCTTTAAAACTTTCGGGAATTGTTGGCACGGAAAGAGCTGCGAAAATGATAAACTCGACGCAAGATGTTCACATGCTAATGACTGCGGATTAG
- the LOC105691832 gene encoding uncharacterized protein LOC105691832 isoform X1 — translation MQNQNQPEKPFVPGMLPDIAVTMVCGREIHGAFSLIVDDVDSSGESISMSAGGQNFEGSSCTGSGGSSQETSRSYSHPSSSTPLECLVGPRERIKRIQVEAETRRGEFARLLEEHAQVVRKLKMMEAEEQLNVGAASATTSTIATPASGANVIGPTHA, via the exons ATGCAGAATCAAAATCAACCCGAAAAGCCTTTCGTTCCAG GTATGCTGCCGGACATAGCCGTCACCATGGTATGCGGGCGGGAGATCCACGGCGCATTCAG TTTGATCGTGGACGATGTCGACTCATCCGGCGAGTCAATTTCGATGAGCGCTGGGGgtcaaaatttcgaagggTCATCCTGCACGGGTAGCGGCGGCAGTTCGCAGGAGACGTCCCGGTCCTACTCCCACCCCTCGTCGTCCACCCCCCTGGAGTGTCTGGTGGGACCGAGAGAGAGGATAAAGCGGATCCAGGTCGAGGCGGAGACGCGACGGGGTGAATTCGCGAGGCTCTTGGAAGAGCACGCCCAGGTGGTACGAAAGCTGAAAATGATGGAGGCGGAGGAGCAGCTCAACGTGGGTGCCGCATCCGCGACGACCTCAACGATTGCCACCCCCGCGAGCGGGGCCAACGTAATCGGGCCAACGCACGCGTGA